The Kutzneria kofuensis genome has a window encoding:
- a CDS encoding BTAD domain-containing putative transcriptional regulator, with product MDDGQFGRSLRLQRQIAGLTQRELAVRAGVSVRTLRYWENGKINTPRMASRQQIQRVLDGVPPSSGDQVRIGVLGALTVQGRSRELGMLRPKAAALLGVVALQPNEEVSRDEVIDVLWGDTPPTSYPRLLRGHADAVRRMLGQTPWLASVGKSGGFLLRAERGQLDLLEFRALAGRAAAARSMGDLVRAYELYAAGFDCWRGAPLVGFDTRLRHHPAAVALTNQRAAVAMEYADLGRRIGRHAEVDARLRRWAPFTAPKAATTPITPSNTEQRRGRDGTEGAMEQETGKGGSGRAGGE from the coding sequence GTGGACGATGGGCAGTTCGGCAGATCGCTGCGCTTGCAGCGGCAGATCGCGGGGTTGACGCAGCGGGAGCTGGCGGTGCGCGCCGGTGTCAGCGTGCGGACGCTGCGCTACTGGGAGAACGGCAAGATCAACACGCCGCGGATGGCGTCGCGGCAGCAGATCCAGCGGGTCCTGGACGGCGTGCCGCCGAGCAGCGGCGACCAGGTGCGGATCGGCGTGCTCGGCGCGCTGACCGTGCAGGGCCGCAGCCGTGAGTTGGGCATGCTGCGCCCGAAGGCGGCGGCGCTGCTGGGGGTGGTGGCGCTCCAGCCGAACGAGGAGGTCAGCCGGGACGAGGTGATCGACGTGCTGTGGGGCGACACGCCGCCGACCTCGTACCCACGGCTGCTGCGCGGGCACGCCGACGCCGTCCGCCGGATGCTGGGCCAGACGCCGTGGCTGGCGTCCGTCGGCAAGAGCGGCGGCTTCCTGCTCAGGGCCGAGCGCGGCCAGCTCGACCTGCTGGAATTCCGGGCCCTCGCCGGCCGGGCGGCGGCCGCCCGCAGCATGGGCGACCTGGTGCGGGCGTACGAGCTGTACGCGGCGGGCTTCGACTGCTGGCGCGGCGCCCCGCTCGTCGGCTTCGACACCCGGCTGCGCCACCACCCGGCCGCCGTCGCGCTGACGAATCAGCGCGCGGCGGTCGCCATGGAGTACGCCGACCTCGGCCGCCGGATCGGGCGGCACGCCGAGGTCGACGCCCGGCTGCGGCGGTGGGCCCCCTTCACCGCCCCCAAGGCCGCCACTACACCAATCACCCCTTCGAATACTGAGCAGAGAAGAGGAAGGGACGGGACCGAGGGAGCGATGGAGCAGGAAACGGGTAAGGGAGGCAGCGGAAGGGCCGGGGGCGAATAA